The following proteins are co-located in the Streptomyces sp. NBC_00435 genome:
- a CDS encoding daptide-type RiPP: protein MDQNKGFESSLELGMQELEAMEAPSFWSGFKTGVTISAASVASSIAYSGLTVAASIVT from the coding sequence ATGGACCAGAACAAGGGTTTCGAGTCGTCGCTGGAACTGGGTATGCAGGAGCTCGAGGCCATGGAGGCCCCGAGCTTCTGGTCGGGCTTCAAGACCGGCGTGACCATCAGCGCGGCCAGCGTCGCCTCGTCGATCGCGTACAGCGGTCTGACCGTTGCGGCTAGCATCGTCACCTGA
- a CDS encoding ABC transporter permease gives MRNVIAGEWSKAWSGKAWWMPASFGILMSLMASLGYATQGHESITQGQTDAGAVTDDVVQAWMMMLLFASLYGAVSVAREYATGTIARSVLLSGSRMRLFSAKLIVTTAMGALYGVLAAGLAVASGWGLMVSGAGHDPVWTRETWLIVLGIFVCNTLSAPWGLFIGWIVRNQIAAVGTLMGFTLLLDPALQTLFPQGAKYLMTIAMSSVYRDGKPELLSEPLALLVIAGWLAAAALLARKLFTSRDVV, from the coding sequence ATGCGTAACGTGATAGCCGGCGAGTGGTCCAAGGCCTGGTCCGGCAAGGCCTGGTGGATGCCCGCCTCCTTCGGCATCCTCATGTCCCTGATGGCGAGCCTCGGCTACGCCACACAGGGCCACGAGAGCATCACTCAGGGACAGACCGACGCCGGCGCCGTCACCGACGACGTCGTCCAGGCCTGGATGATGATGCTGCTCTTCGCCTCGCTGTACGGCGCGGTGTCCGTCGCCCGCGAGTACGCCACCGGCACGATCGCCCGCTCGGTGCTGCTCAGCGGCAGCAGGATGCGCTTGTTCTCCGCGAAGCTGATCGTGACCACGGCCATGGGCGCGCTGTACGGCGTGCTGGCCGCCGGCCTCGCGGTCGCCTCCGGCTGGGGGCTCATGGTCTCCGGCGCCGGCCACGATCCGGTGTGGACGCGGGAAACCTGGCTCATCGTGCTCGGCATCTTCGTGTGCAACACGCTGTCCGCGCCGTGGGGGCTGTTCATCGGATGGATCGTCCGCAACCAGATCGCCGCGGTCGGCACCCTCATGGGCTTCACCCTGCTCCTCGACCCGGCGCTGCAGACGCTGTTCCCCCAGGGCGCCAAGTACCTGATGACGATCGCGATGAGCTCCGTCTACCGCGACGGCAAGCCCGAGCTGCTGTCCGAGCCGCTCGCACTGCTGGTGATCGCCGGATGGCTGGCCGCAGCCGCACTCCTGGCCCGCAAACTCTTCACCTCCCGCGACGTCGTGTAA
- the mpaP gene encoding daptide biosynthesis intramembrane metalloprotease codes for MFTKTASAELDPERLARPRIAEGVAVQEPLEAGAPWVIHRGGTRYFRVQADLAQLTRALDGTRDHEELAAALGSPWTADDVDVAVRKLADSQMLDDGTKPRHHSRRVRFVPPLTVQFTLLRPERLLRLVLPGLRLLAGRGGAAAALLCTLGGLLALALQAPAVQQALGRPLPPSTYAGVVLGVLATTVVHEMGHGAVLTYYGGRPTRMGVMLFYLSPAFFCDVSDGWRLPHKDQRVRVALAGVVTQWVIAGAAALTALLTGVSALRDGLIIFAVVTYVSGLLNLLPFVKLDGYLALMSHLDIPHLRDRAMTDGRRALARVLFGGRYERELPQLTWAAPYGVICLAFPLYLVVMAANLWGSAFLSMGAAGASLLLFGLGFLAYHLGRGAMGLAREALKAGARLRRICAVGLCAVAMATACATLVHLPCTLTGGYTVRDDGRTELLLPTSADRSLVHSGAPVRLLRSGVTTQKQTGTATVAGERAAAATAPLSMLLPVQTQALPMPVISYPLDVAATPQDRTGTAVLDAGSRPLGEWLYVKYVAPATRW; via the coding sequence ATGTTCACTAAGACGGCATCCGCCGAGCTCGACCCCGAGCGGCTCGCCCGGCCGCGCATCGCCGAGGGCGTTGCGGTACAGGAGCCGCTCGAGGCGGGTGCCCCCTGGGTGATCCACCGCGGCGGTACCCGGTACTTCCGCGTCCAGGCCGACCTGGCCCAGCTCACCCGGGCCCTGGACGGCACCAGGGACCACGAGGAACTCGCCGCGGCCCTCGGCTCGCCGTGGACGGCGGACGACGTGGACGTGGCGGTGCGCAAGCTCGCCGACAGCCAGATGCTGGACGACGGGACGAAGCCCCGGCACCACAGCCGGCGGGTCCGGTTCGTACCGCCGCTGACCGTCCAGTTCACCCTGCTGCGGCCGGAGCGGCTGCTGCGGCTGGTCCTGCCCGGACTGCGGCTGCTCGCCGGCCGGGGCGGGGCCGCCGCGGCCCTCCTGTGCACCCTGGGCGGCCTGCTGGCCCTGGCCTTGCAGGCACCCGCGGTGCAGCAGGCACTGGGCAGGCCGCTCCCGCCGTCCACCTACGCGGGTGTGGTCCTCGGCGTCCTCGCCACGACCGTGGTCCACGAAATGGGCCACGGAGCCGTCCTCACCTACTACGGCGGGCGCCCGACCCGGATGGGCGTCATGCTCTTCTACCTGTCGCCCGCCTTCTTCTGCGACGTCTCCGACGGCTGGCGCCTCCCGCACAAGGACCAGCGGGTGCGGGTCGCGCTGGCCGGCGTGGTCACCCAGTGGGTGATCGCCGGAGCCGCGGCGCTGACCGCGCTGCTCACCGGGGTCTCGGCCCTGCGCGACGGCCTGATCATCTTCGCGGTCGTCACCTACGTGTCGGGCCTGCTCAACCTGCTGCCCTTCGTGAAGCTCGACGGGTACCTCGCCCTGATGAGCCACCTGGACATCCCCCACCTGCGCGACCGCGCGATGACCGACGGACGGCGCGCCCTGGCCCGGGTCCTCTTCGGGGGCCGCTACGAGCGCGAACTCCCCCAGCTCACGTGGGCCGCTCCGTACGGGGTGATCTGCCTCGCCTTCCCGCTCTACCTCGTCGTCATGGCCGCGAACCTGTGGGGCTCGGCGTTCCTCAGCATGGGCGCCGCGGGCGCCTCCCTGCTGCTCTTCGGCCTGGGCTTCCTCGCCTACCACCTCGGGCGCGGCGCGATGGGCCTGGCCCGCGAGGCACTCAAGGCGGGCGCCCGGCTCCGGCGGATCTGTGCCGTCGGCCTGTGCGCGGTGGCGATGGCCACGGCCTGCGCCACGCTGGTCCACCTGCCCTGCACCCTGACCGGCGGCTACACCGTCCGTGACGACGGCAGGACGGAACTCCTGCTGCCGACCTCGGCGGACCGTTCGCTCGTCCACAGCGGGGCACCCGTACGGCTGCTGCGCTCGGGCGTGACCACGCAGAAGCAGACCGGCACCGCCACCGTCGCCGGTGAGCGGGCCGCCGCGGCCACCGCACCGCTGTCGATGCTTCTCCCCGTACAGACCCAAGCGCTGCCCATGCCCGTCATCAGCTACCCCCTGGACGTGGCCGCCACCCCGCAGGACCGCACCGGCACCGCTGTGCTCGACGCCGGCAGCCGCCCCCTGGGCGAGTGGCTGTACGTCAAGTACGTCGCCCCGGCCACGCGCTGGTAG
- a CDS encoding ABC transporter ATP-binding protein, whose translation MSDNAVVSFRGVTKRFGSYTAVDDLSFDVRPGRVVGLLGRNGAGKTTSLRILLGLAAPTAGSATVFGHRYADLPGAAHRIGVSMDGMAPVPGTSGRRGVAIWARTLGLPASRVDEVLERVGLGDKADRPVKGYSTGMRQRLSLAVALLADPELLVLDEPANGLDPDGIAWLRRMLRSLADEGRTVLVSSHLLAEVEQTVDDVVIMQQTLRYAGPLSELTSDGADRLEDRFFALAGAGKGGGPDA comes from the coding sequence ATGAGTGACAACGCCGTGGTCAGCTTCCGCGGCGTGACCAAACGATTCGGTTCTTACACCGCGGTGGACGACCTCTCCTTCGACGTCCGGCCCGGCCGCGTCGTGGGCCTGCTGGGGCGCAACGGAGCGGGCAAGACGACCTCCCTGCGCATCCTGCTCGGACTCGCCGCTCCCACCGCGGGCAGCGCCACCGTCTTCGGCCACCGCTACGCGGACCTCCCCGGCGCCGCGCACCGGATCGGGGTCAGCATGGACGGCATGGCACCCGTCCCCGGCACGTCCGGCCGCCGCGGGGTCGCGATCTGGGCCAGGACTCTCGGCCTGCCCGCCTCCCGTGTGGACGAGGTGCTCGAACGCGTCGGTCTGGGCGACAAGGCCGACCGCCCGGTGAAGGGCTACTCCACCGGCATGCGCCAGCGCCTGTCCCTGGCCGTCGCCCTGCTCGCGGACCCCGAACTGCTCGTCCTCGACGAGCCCGCCAACGGCCTGGACCCGGACGGCATCGCCTGGCTGCGGCGCATGCTGCGGTCCCTCGCGGACGAGGGCCGGACCGTCCTGGTCTCCAGCCACCTCCTCGCCGAGGTCGAACAGACCGTCGACGACGTGGTGATCATGCAGCAGACCCTGCGCTACGCGGGGCCCCTGTCCGAACTCACTTCGGACGGGGCGGACCGACTCGAAGACCGCTTCTTCGCACTGGCCGGAGCGGGCAAGGGCGGAGGCCCCGATGCGTAA
- the mpaC gene encoding daptide-type RiPP biosynthesis dehydogenase, with translation MNTCPDGPTRTLCGLERIAEMVAGRRRTALLIDSGVVGSELVERIGSVLARAGARGSCTVLTGAGDLRGLDVLADALADAELVLGIGGGSLLDQAKLATLMRTNPDVRARITVPQRSGLVLLPPALVRGVPLVAVPTTLGTGSEVSGVVCLASPQGKRLVMGAGLRPQAAVLDPLATATLPGELLAEGVLEALFRVTSPYVGDLRDLPTEDALVEAVAERLVRLGHEVSRARRAGHRPDGRLRTDIARLSGHTHAEWLHFGREPYAVKGWLIANELSSALGVRKMTAVAALLPPLWRVIADGDERFGSARRLLRVWERLRTAGPVVLPADPARGMADLIDGWGIGRYVAAPARQLDCVARATVRAWGAGLPMLGELARGDVRALLAEAAGEPAALAAAPAT, from the coding sequence ATGAACACCTGCCCCGACGGTCCCACCCGGACCCTGTGCGGTCTGGAGCGGATCGCGGAAATGGTCGCGGGCCGGCGCAGGACCGCCCTGCTGATCGACTCGGGTGTCGTCGGCAGCGAGCTTGTCGAGCGGATCGGCTCCGTGCTGGCGCGGGCCGGTGCGCGCGGATCCTGCACGGTGCTGACCGGAGCCGGGGATCTACGCGGACTCGACGTCCTGGCCGACGCCCTCGCCGACGCCGAGCTGGTCCTGGGCATCGGTGGCGGTTCGCTCCTCGACCAGGCCAAGCTGGCGACACTGATGCGCACCAACCCGGACGTGCGCGCCCGGATCACCGTGCCTCAGCGCAGCGGACTCGTCCTGCTGCCGCCCGCCCTCGTCCGCGGGGTGCCGCTGGTCGCCGTGCCCACCACGCTGGGCACCGGGTCCGAGGTCAGTGGAGTCGTCTGTCTCGCCTCACCGCAGGGCAAGCGGCTGGTCATGGGTGCGGGACTGCGGCCGCAGGCCGCCGTGCTGGACCCGCTGGCGACGGCCACACTGCCCGGCGAACTGCTGGCCGAAGGCGTACTGGAGGCCCTGTTCAGGGTCACCAGCCCGTACGTAGGTGACCTGAGGGACCTGCCGACCGAGGACGCCCTGGTCGAGGCGGTCGCCGAGCGGCTGGTCCGGCTGGGCCACGAGGTGAGCCGGGCACGGCGGGCGGGGCACCGCCCCGACGGCCGGCTGCGCACCGACATCGCCAGGCTGAGCGGCCATACCCACGCGGAGTGGCTGCACTTCGGCCGCGAGCCGTACGCGGTCAAGGGCTGGCTCATCGCCAACGAGCTGTCCTCGGCGCTGGGCGTACGGAAGATGACCGCGGTGGCGGCGCTGCTCCCGCCCCTGTGGCGGGTCATCGCCGACGGCGATGAGCGGTTCGGCTCGGCGCGCAGGCTGCTGCGCGTCTGGGAGCGGCTGCGTACCGCCGGACCCGTCGTCCTTCCCGCCGATCCGGCACGGGGGATGGCGGATCTGATCGACGGCTGGGGCATCGGACGGTACGTCGCCGCCCCCGCGCGGCAGCTGGACTGCGTCGCGCGGGCCACCGTACGCGCCTGGGGTGCCGGACTGCCGATGCTCGGCGAGCTGGCGCGGGGCGACGTACGCGCACTGCTGGCGGAGGCCGCCGGCGAGCCCGCCGCCCTGGCCGCGGCGCCGGCCACATGA
- a CDS encoding daptide-type RiPP, giving the protein MEKTNSNSVLELGMQELEAMEAPGFWSTAAGVSAGMSVVSGVAYSAAWVASVSIAT; this is encoded by the coding sequence ATGGAGAAGACCAACTCCAACTCCGTTCTGGAGCTGGGCATGCAGGAGCTCGAAGCCATGGAGGCTCCCGGCTTCTGGTCCACCGCCGCCGGTGTCAGCGCCGGTATGAGCGTGGTCAGCGGTGTCGCCTACAGCGCCGCCTGGGTCGCCTCCGTCTCCATCGCGACCTGA
- the mpaD gene encoding daptide-type RiPP biosynthesis aminotransferase: MSAGPKALWPSLLPPDQHGTDALCAVSAEGVRVRFADGRELLDGSSGLWNTNLGYGNPAIAQAAADALLKASYLSVFRYENSYARRAAEALIEACGPRHYGRVLFSTSGGAANDLVMKLARHYHALRGEPRRKVVVGLRGSYHGLTFGGFALTGEDLGQQVYGVDQRLIRHVSPNDPAELAALLDRQGAQTAAVVVEPVMGSGAVPLTEEFVAELLRLRDVHGFLLVADEVATGFGRTGTLFASERWPARPDLLISSKGLTNGTSAAAVVLASRQVAGVYDEAGAVLSHGETQAGTPVTCATILATLSEMRRLDALERGRRVAARLDEEFAALVAGHPLVTGTTGVGCFRSVRMCLEDGTPFPQEQVSALVGAIRAAGAIVHPGLNGIQLFPALTYTDAEVGELIACVRTGLDACAAGVAPDGGGRA, translated from the coding sequence CCGCCGGACCAGCACGGCACGGACGCCCTGTGCGCCGTGTCCGCCGAGGGCGTCCGGGTCCGTTTCGCCGACGGCCGCGAACTGCTCGACGGCTCCAGCGGACTGTGGAACACCAACCTCGGCTACGGCAACCCGGCCATCGCCCAGGCCGCTGCCGACGCCCTCCTCAAGGCCTCCTACCTCAGCGTGTTCCGCTACGAGAACTCCTACGCCCGCCGGGCGGCCGAGGCGCTCATCGAGGCGTGCGGGCCCCGCCACTACGGACGCGTGCTGTTCTCCACCTCCGGCGGAGCGGCCAACGACCTGGTGATGAAGCTCGCGCGGCACTACCACGCCCTGCGCGGCGAGCCGCGCCGCAAGGTCGTGGTGGGACTGCGCGGCAGCTACCACGGGCTCACCTTCGGCGGGTTCGCGCTGACCGGCGAGGATCTCGGCCAGCAGGTCTACGGCGTTGACCAGCGCCTGATCCGGCACGTCTCCCCCAACGACCCGGCGGAACTCGCCGCGCTGCTGGACCGGCAGGGGGCGCAGACCGCCGCCGTGGTGGTGGAACCCGTCATGGGTAGCGGTGCGGTACCCCTCACCGAGGAGTTCGTCGCCGAGCTCCTGAGGCTGCGCGACGTCCACGGATTCCTGCTGGTGGCGGACGAGGTGGCCACGGGCTTCGGCCGTACGGGCACCCTCTTCGCCTCCGAGCGCTGGCCCGCCCGCCCCGACCTGCTGATCTCCTCGAAGGGGCTGACCAACGGCACCAGCGCCGCCGCGGTGGTCCTCGCCTCACGGCAGGTGGCCGGGGTCTACGACGAGGCGGGTGCGGTCCTCAGCCACGGTGAGACGCAGGCGGGGACACCCGTCACCTGCGCCACGATCCTGGCCACGCTCTCCGAGATGCGCAGGCTGGACGCCCTGGAGCGGGGGAGGCGGGTGGCGGCCCGGTTGGACGAGGAGTTCGCCGCTCTGGTCGCCGGGCACCCGCTGGTGACCGGGACGACCGGTGTGGGCTGCTTCCGATCCGTCCGCATGTGCCTCGAAGACGGCACGCCGTTCCCACAGGAGCAGGTCTCCGCACTCGTCGGAGCGATCCGCGCGGCCGGCGCGATCGTGCACCCCGGGCTGAACGGCATCCAGCTCTTCCCCGCCCTCACCTACACCGACGCCGAGGTCGGCGAACTGATCGCCTGCGTACGGACCGGCCTCGACGCCTGCGCCGCAGGGGTCGCGCCGGACGGCGGCGGGCGCGCATGA